From the Roseofilum capinflatum BLCC-M114 genome, one window contains:
- the malQ gene encoding 4-alpha-glucanotransferase yields the protein MPSSRLSGILLHPTSFPSRFGIGDLGHEAYRFVDFLAHTHQKLWQILPLGPTGFGNSPYMCYSAMAGNPMLISPERLKDDGLLQEEDFAHLPEFPLDWVDFEPVIAVKTALLEKACQTFQAKLQDSSKAEKAFETFCQEKASWLDDYVLYMALKDDQEGKPWYEWDEELVDRDKSALKASQERLKERIFYHQFTQFKFFQQWDALKSYANGKNVEIIGDIPIYVAHDSADVWANRDNFLIDEETGQPELMAGVPPDYFSETGQLWGNPVYDWEYLEKTGFKWWIDRFQTMLDYVDWIRIDHFRGFESFWAVPEGEETAVNGTWMETPGEAFFEKLEETLGQLPVLAEDLGIITPEVEALRDKFSFPGMKVLHFAFGSDPGNPFLPYNLPRNCLIYTGTHDNNTTLGWFESDLPDWECDRVVNYLGHLSPNGIHWDLIRLALSSVANWAIIPMQDLLGLDQRARMNTPGKAEGNWSWRYRPDSISEWLCDRLQLLTQLYGRS from the coding sequence ATGCCCTCTTCCAGACTTAGTGGCATCTTACTCCATCCCACCTCATTTCCGAGTCGATTTGGTATTGGAGACTTAGGCCACGAAGCATATCGCTTTGTTGACTTTCTTGCCCACACGCACCAAAAACTGTGGCAAATCTTGCCCCTAGGGCCAACTGGCTTTGGGAATTCCCCCTATATGTGCTACTCCGCCATGGCTGGGAATCCCATGCTCATTAGTCCTGAGCGACTTAAGGATGACGGTTTACTGCAAGAAGAAGATTTTGCCCATCTGCCCGAATTTCCTTTAGATTGGGTAGACTTCGAGCCAGTCATTGCCGTAAAAACAGCCTTATTGGAAAAAGCCTGTCAAACCTTTCAGGCAAAATTGCAAGACTCCAGTAAAGCTGAAAAAGCCTTTGAGACCTTTTGCCAGGAAAAAGCCAGTTGGCTCGATGATTATGTGTTGTATATGGCGCTCAAGGACGATCAGGAGGGAAAACCCTGGTATGAATGGGATGAAGAGTTGGTTGACCGGGATAAGAGCGCTCTGAAAGCGTCTCAAGAGCGGTTAAAAGAGAGAATTTTTTATCACCAGTTCACCCAATTTAAGTTTTTCCAACAATGGGATGCGCTCAAAAGCTATGCCAATGGGAAGAACGTGGAAATTATTGGCGATATTCCCATTTATGTGGCCCATGATAGTGCGGATGTGTGGGCGAATCGGGATAACTTTTTGATTGATGAGGAAACGGGACAACCGGAGTTGATGGCCGGTGTACCGCCAGATTATTTTAGTGAAACCGGTCAGTTATGGGGAAATCCGGTTTATGACTGGGAGTATTTAGAGAAGACTGGGTTTAAGTGGTGGATCGATCGCTTCCAAACCATGCTCGACTATGTGGACTGGATTCGCATCGACCATTTCCGGGGGTTTGAGTCCTTTTGGGCGGTTCCTGAAGGGGAGGAAACGGCGGTTAATGGCACTTGGATGGAAACTCCTGGGGAAGCCTTTTTTGAGAAACTAGAGGAAACTTTGGGTCAGCTCCCAGTGTTAGCAGAAGATTTGGGGATTATTACCCCAGAAGTGGAAGCCCTGCGGGATAAGTTTAGCTTTCCAGGGATGAAGGTGTTACATTTTGCCTTTGGTTCCGACCCCGGTAATCCCTTTTTGCCCTATAACTTGCCGCGCAACTGCTTGATTTATACGGGAACCCACGATAATAATACGACCTTGGGCTGGTTTGAGAGCGATCTGCCCGATTGGGAGTGCGATCGCGTGGTGAACTATTTGGGTCATTTAAGTCCCAATGGGATTCATTGGGATCTGATTCGTTTGGCCTTGTCTTCTGTAGCCAACTGGGCCATTATTCCCATGCAGGACTTGCTCGGTTTAGATCAACGGGCGCGGATGAATACCCCTGGAAAAGCAGAGGGAAATTGGAGTTGGCGTTATCGTCCGGACTCCATTAGCGAGTGGTTGTGCGATCGCCTGCAACTCCTAACACAACTCTATGGCCGATCTTAA
- a CDS encoding helix-turn-helix domain-containing protein, with amino-acid sequence MPETFGKILRRARKDKGYSQRSLAALVKLDFTYLSKLENDRADYPPKEEVIRSLAKHLDLDPDMLVCLAGRIPHQYEELLKQNAQAMPMLLRRLRENPDFAQKIFQAASEDAPS; translated from the coding sequence ATCCCAGAAACATTTGGTAAAATCTTGCGTAGGGCACGCAAAGACAAAGGCTACTCTCAAAGGAGCCTTGCCGCCTTGGTCAAGCTTGACTTCACCTACCTGTCCAAGCTAGAGAACGACCGCGCTGACTATCCTCCCAAAGAAGAAGTCATCCGCTCCCTTGCCAAACATCTCGACCTCGACCCCGATATGTTAGTCTGTCTAGCCGGACGCATTCCTCACCAATATGAGGAACTGCTCAAGCAAAACGCCCAAGCCATGCCCATGCTCCTCAGACGGTTACGGGAAAACCCAGACTTCGCCCAAAAGATCTTTCAAGCAGCCAGCGAGGATGCCCCCAGTTGA
- a CDS encoding ImmA/IrrE family metallo-endopeptidase, with protein MSLIKPYRFYPKPEIERRANDLLSRMEYTFNVKLSWPLEVDRIADLLDLGVVWDQIPSDEYGPIAARILPQNRQIELNEEILTLPEGFQASTLAHEIGHWMLHINHAEVQEEATHLSSSDDSFLCRPNSSLSELESIEWQAQYFASCLLMPETLLREYCHRKNLTRWSTLYQLRDQLGVTISNLVNRLQDLGWIHIPQGSRKLMLGPVNREEETQSWG; from the coding sequence TTGAGTCTAATCAAACCCTACCGCTTTTATCCCAAACCAGAAATCGAGCGTCGGGCCAACGACCTCCTGTCACGCATGGAATACACCTTCAACGTGAAACTCTCTTGGCCCCTAGAAGTAGACCGCATCGCCGATTTGCTGGACTTAGGAGTGGTTTGGGATCAGATTCCCTCAGACGAGTACGGGCCCATAGCGGCCCGCATTCTCCCCCAAAATCGTCAAATTGAACTCAACGAAGAAATACTCACCTTACCCGAAGGATTTCAAGCCTCCACCCTAGCCCATGAAATCGGCCATTGGATGCTCCATATCAACCATGCAGAAGTCCAGGAAGAAGCAACTCATCTCAGCAGCAGTGACGATTCCTTTCTGTGTCGTCCCAATAGTTCCTTAAGCGAACTCGAATCCATTGAATGGCAGGCCCAATACTTTGCCAGTTGCCTGCTCATGCCAGAAACTCTACTGCGCGAATATTGTCATCGTAAAAATCTTACTCGATGGTCTACCCTTTACCAACTGCGAGACCAACTAGGGGTCACCATCTCCAACTTAGTCAACCGACTCCAAGACTTAGGTTGGATTCACATTCCCCAAGGGTCTAGAAAACTCATGTTAGGCCCAGTCAACCGGGAAGAAGAAACACAATCCTGGGGATAG
- a CDS encoding helix-turn-helix domain-containing protein, with translation MVLIDLGSQLRDRRQEKGWSLDYIATKTRIRQRLLGAIEEGKLEQLPEPVYVHYFLRRYADFLGFDGCRFASPFPSESRFNLLKPSWMRLPMWQLRPVHLYMLYVAIIFASVNGLSYWIERSVGTSIDYLVEQPATETEAIASSPPSVPSPEPEPTSLVVKSQPDGDSVEPVRVSVVVTEPAWVRIEADGETAFEGTLNEGTQQTWVANQKLIILAGNAGAVSVALNEGKSQKLGERGAVEEVIFTANQLSRS, from the coding sequence ATGGTTCTTATTGACCTGGGGTCTCAATTGCGAGATCGCCGTCAGGAAAAAGGTTGGAGTTTAGACTACATTGCTACGAAAACTCGTATTCGCCAACGCTTGCTAGGGGCGATCGAAGAGGGAAAACTCGAACAACTGCCTGAACCGGTTTATGTCCATTATTTTCTCAGACGCTATGCCGATTTTTTAGGCTTTGACGGCTGCCGTTTTGCTAGTCCTTTCCCCTCAGAATCTCGGTTTAATTTACTCAAGCCCTCTTGGATGCGTTTACCGATGTGGCAATTGCGCCCAGTGCATTTGTATATGTTGTATGTGGCGATTATTTTTGCTTCAGTCAATGGCCTTTCTTATTGGATCGAGCGTTCTGTGGGGACATCGATAGATTATTTAGTTGAACAACCGGCAACAGAAACGGAGGCGATCGCTTCTAGTCCCCCCTCTGTTCCTTCTCCAGAACCTGAACCCACTTCCCTGGTGGTAAAATCCCAACCTGATGGTGACTCGGTAGAACCGGTTCGTGTCAGTGTGGTGGTTACTGAACCGGCTTGGGTACGCATTGAGGCTGACGGAGAAACGGCTTTTGAGGGAACCCTGAATGAGGGAACCCAACAAACTTGGGTCGCGAATCAAAAATTGATTATCTTAGCGGGTAATGCAGGCGCTGTTTCAGTTGCCCTTAATGAGGGAAAATCCCAGAAACTTGGAGAACGGGGTGCTGTAGAAGAAGTGATCTTTACAGCTAACCAGCTCTCCCGCAGTTAA
- a CDS encoding NUDIX hydrolase translates to MEYRNPTPTVDIIIEMIDRPERPIVLIERKNPPFGWAIPGGFVDYGESVETAAIREAQEETGLSVELVEQFHVYSDPDRDPRQHTLSVVMIAAAMGEPQAADDAKNLALFELWQVPSDLCFDHDSILKDYWMYRNYGLRPRLF, encoded by the coding sequence ATGGAATATCGTAATCCTACGCCGACGGTTGATATTATTATTGAGATGATTGACCGGCCGGAGCGCCCGATTGTGTTGATTGAACGGAAAAATCCTCCTTTTGGATGGGCCATTCCTGGAGGGTTTGTGGATTATGGGGAGTCGGTGGAAACGGCGGCTATCCGGGAAGCGCAGGAGGAAACGGGGTTATCGGTGGAGCTGGTGGAACAGTTCCATGTGTATTCCGATCCCGATCGCGACCCTCGTCAGCATACCCTATCGGTGGTGATGATTGCCGCAGCGATGGGGGAACCTCAAGCGGCTGATGATGCTAAGAATTTGGCTTTGTTTGAGTTGTGGCAAGTGCCGTCGGATTTATGTTTTGACCATGACAGCATTTTGAAAGATTATTGGATGTATCGCAATTATGGATTGCGTCCGAGGTTATTTTAA
- a CDS encoding Uma2 family endonuclease, whose protein sequence is MISSEVKAVRWTIDDLEGFPDNGTRYEIIDGELFMTKSPHLYHQRITTRIGRYLESWSEQSGLGVPVVAPGVIFSDSDNVIPDVIWISHERLTELLDDSGHLTGAPELVIEVLSKSEKDKKRDKETKLKLYSVEGVQEYWIVNYQQREIEIYRRNQGSLEKVATLFEQDTLTSPLLPEFECSLEVLWNY, encoded by the coding sequence ATGATTTCATCAGAAGTAAAAGCCGTCCGTTGGACAATTGATGATTTAGAAGGATTCCCCGACAATGGCACAAGGTATGAGATTATTGATGGAGAATTATTCATGACCAAATCGCCCCATTTATATCACCAAAGAATCACCACTAGAATTGGTCGATATCTGGAAAGTTGGTCAGAGCAAAGTGGTCTCGGTGTACCTGTCGTTGCACCCGGTGTGATTTTCTCGGATAGTGATAATGTTATCCCTGATGTGATTTGGATCTCTCATGAACGTCTGACCGAACTTTTAGATGATTCGGGACACTTGACGGGTGCGCCAGAGTTGGTTATTGAGGTATTATCGAAGTCAGAGAAGGATAAAAAGCGAGATAAAGAAACAAAGTTAAAGCTCTATTCGGTGGAAGGAGTGCAAGAATATTGGATTGTAAATTATCAACAACGAGAAATAGAAATCTATCGTCGTAACCAAGGAAGTTTAGAAAAAGTAGCCACCCTATTTGAGCAGGATACGCTCACCAGTCCCCTTTTGCCAGAGTTTGAATGTTCTCTAGAAGTATTGTGGAACTACTAG
- a CDS encoding RidA family protein yields the protein MTRKVIQTDRAPAPVGPYNQAIAATGEMLFVSGQIAIDPNTNQLVYSDDVAKQTEQVMNNLKAVLEAAGATFENAVKMTIFLKDMGDFATVNQVYSGYFNPETAPARACVEVARLPKDVLVEIDCIAVL from the coding sequence ATGACTCGTAAAGTGATTCAAACCGATCGCGCTCCGGCTCCGGTTGGGCCTTATAATCAAGCGATCGCTGCTACCGGTGAGATGTTGTTTGTTTCTGGTCAAATTGCGATCGATCCCAACACCAATCAATTGGTCTATAGCGATGATGTGGCCAAACAAACCGAACAGGTGATGAATAACCTGAAAGCGGTTCTAGAGGCGGCTGGCGCGACGTTTGAGAATGCCGTAAAAATGACGATTTTCCTCAAGGATATGGGTGATTTTGCTACCGTCAATCAGGTCTATTCTGGCTATTTTAACCCCGAAACCGCCCCCGCTCGCGCTTGTGTAGAGGTAGCCCGTTTACCGAAGGATGTTTTGGTCGAAATTGACTGTATTGCCGTTCTTTAG
- the purC gene encoding phosphoribosylaminoimidazolesuccinocarboxamide synthase: MTEPTQLYEGKAKIVYTTDDANLLLTYFKDDATAFNAQKRGTITGKGQINCAISRHLFQMLEAQGIPTHYVDCPSDREMRVKAVTIVPIEVIVRNRAAGSLCKQTGLALGTPIDPPLVEYCYKNDSLGDPLLTRDRLLLLNLATPEDLDHIRQMSLDINRHLSAFFRECGIILVDFKLEFGRDRQNNIILADEISPDTCRLWKQDETDPQARILDKDRFRQDLGNVESAYEQVLERVLGQTK, encoded by the coding sequence ATGACCGAACCGACTCAACTCTACGAAGGGAAAGCCAAAATCGTCTATACCACGGATGATGCGAATCTGCTTCTGACTTACTTTAAGGATGATGCGACGGCGTTTAATGCCCAAAAACGAGGCACGATTACGGGTAAGGGACAGATTAATTGTGCGATTTCCCGTCATTTGTTCCAAATGTTGGAAGCGCAGGGTATTCCCACCCACTATGTTGATTGTCCTTCAGACCGGGAAATGCGCGTCAAAGCAGTAACGATTGTGCCGATTGAGGTGATTGTGCGTAACCGGGCTGCGGGGAGTCTGTGCAAACAAACGGGTTTGGCTTTGGGAACTCCAATCGATCCGCCTCTGGTAGAATATTGCTACAAGAATGATAGTTTGGGCGATCCTTTGCTGACTCGCGATCGCCTCTTGCTCCTCAATCTCGCTACGCCGGAAGACCTTGACCACATCCGGCAAATGTCCCTAGACATTAATCGCCACCTGAGCGCCTTTTTCCGAGAGTGTGGTATCATCCTGGTTGATTTTAAGCTGGAATTTGGGCGCGATCGCCAAAATAATATTATTTTAGCTGACGAAATTAGCCCGGATACCTGTCGGCTATGGAAACAGGATGAAACAGACCCCCAAGCGCGTATCCTAGATAAAGACCGGTTTAGACAAGATTTAGGTAATGTTGAATCAGCCTATGAACAAGTGCTAGAGAGAGTTTTAGGCCAGACAAAATGA
- a CDS encoding sensor histidine kinase, translating to MPLFGFLLGLAIGLLLWLGCQLRLELQIKQILPELTGHSGLMRRFPDRLLRAIAYQRQHQHHLQQQIDYWKSILTDAPLGHLQVDDQNQLIWCNTQAYEILGIHPPQSNSPRLLLEVVRSYELDELIEQTRTTQKPAEKQWHFQPIAPTLDPENTKRRSLKPKIALKAYSLPLSQGRVAVFLENRQELVTLANQRDRAFSDVAHELKTPLTSIRLVAETLQTRLDPPLRNWIDRLLSEVIRLSDIVQVLLDLSQLERGSSYSLKWKSINLPDLIRSSWLSLEPLARQKEIQLQYSGPEQLFIHADEHRLCRVLINLLDNSIKYSPLHDHIWVKLSLEKSASATPQSSQHFVHLQVIDGGVGFPETDLPYVFERFYRGEPSRARVLSNSKITPTPSETSSDTPPTPLTHSSGLGLAIVRQIVEAHQGWVSASNHPETGGAWIEIYLPQYPSGDFSQN from the coding sequence GTGCCACTATTCGGATTCTTGCTGGGATTAGCCATAGGTTTGCTCCTATGGCTAGGATGTCAACTGCGCTTAGAACTACAAATTAAGCAAATTCTACCGGAATTGACTGGCCATTCAGGACTGATGCGCCGCTTCCCCGATCGCCTCCTGCGGGCGATCGCCTATCAACGGCAACATCAACACCATCTACAACAACAAATCGACTACTGGAAATCCATCCTCACTGATGCTCCCTTGGGACATTTACAAGTCGATGACCAAAACCAACTGATCTGGTGTAACACCCAAGCCTACGAAATCTTGGGCATCCATCCTCCCCAATCCAATAGCCCCCGTCTCCTGTTAGAAGTGGTTCGCTCCTACGAACTCGATGAACTGATCGAGCAAACCCGCACCACCCAAAAACCGGCGGAAAAACAATGGCACTTTCAACCCATTGCCCCCACCCTAGACCCGGAAAACACTAAGCGGCGATCGCTCAAACCCAAAATCGCCCTCAAAGCCTATAGCCTTCCCCTCTCCCAAGGTCGTGTCGCAGTCTTCCTCGAAAACCGCCAAGAACTGGTCACCTTAGCCAACCAGCGCGATCGGGCCTTTTCCGATGTGGCTCACGAACTCAAAACCCCCCTCACCTCCATTCGCCTCGTGGCCGAAACCCTGCAAACTCGCCTCGATCCCCCCCTCCGCAACTGGATCGATCGCCTCCTGTCCGAAGTCATTCGCCTCAGCGATATTGTCCAAGTTCTCCTCGATCTAAGCCAACTCGAACGGGGATCGAGCTACAGCCTCAAGTGGAAATCTATCAACCTACCCGATCTGATCCGCTCCTCCTGGCTATCCCTCGAACCCCTAGCCCGACAGAAAGAAATCCAACTCCAATACTCAGGCCCAGAACAGCTCTTTATCCACGCTGACGAACATCGGTTATGCCGAGTTTTAATTAACCTACTCGACAACAGTATTAAATATAGTCCCCTTCACGACCACATCTGGGTTAAACTAAGCCTAGAAAAATCAGCCAGTGCAACCCCCCAATCCTCTCAACACTTCGTGCATCTTCAAGTGATTGATGGCGGAGTCGGCTTCCCAGAAACTGACTTGCCCTACGTCTTCGAGCGATTCTATCGGGGAGAACCTTCCCGCGCCAGAGTCCTCTCTAACTCCAAAATCACTCCCACTCCATCTGAGACATCTTCAGATACCCCACCAACCCCCTTAACTCACAGTAGCGGATTAGGATTAGCCATTGTGCGGCAAATTGTCGAAGCTCATCAAGGATGGGTGAGTGCCAGTAACCATCCAGAAACCGGTGGGGCCTGGATTGAAATCTATCTCCCTCAATATCCATCAGGGGATTTCAGCCAAAATTAA
- a CDS encoding pseudouridine synthase, giving the protein MMEAPSGHLPRDERLQKILSRWGVASRRQAEVMIQAGRIRINGQVVHQLGQKANPDRDTIEIDGSPLSRHHRPKPLYLLLNKPLGVICTCADPQNRTTVLNLLPPTLSENTGIHPVGRLDIDSTGALLLTNDGDFTFQMTHPRHSIPKTYRVWVEGIPPESVLDHWRNGIVYENIQTLPARVRRMRSQGTHKTLLEIILWEGRNRQIRKVAQALGHPVVSLHRSAIGSIRLQSLPRGQYRDLRDFEIEALRGNCGTKQIGGEGA; this is encoded by the coding sequence ATGATGGAGGCTCCTTCGGGTCATCTACCTAGGGATGAACGATTACAAAAAATTTTATCTCGTTGGGGAGTCGCTTCCCGACGACAGGCAGAGGTCATGATCCAAGCGGGTCGGATTCGCATTAATGGCCAAGTTGTACATCAACTCGGCCAGAAAGCTAACCCCGATCGCGACACCATCGAAATTGATGGTTCTCCCCTTTCCCGTCACCACCGTCCCAAACCCCTTTATCTGCTCCTCAACAAACCCCTAGGAGTCATTTGTACCTGTGCCGATCCCCAAAATCGCACCACAGTCTTAAACCTACTTCCTCCCACTCTGTCTGAAAATACCGGTATTCATCCAGTCGGCCGTTTAGATATTGATTCCACAGGTGCGCTACTACTGACCAATGATGGAGATTTTACCTTTCAGATGACCCACCCTCGCCATAGTATCCCCAAAACCTATCGGGTTTGGGTAGAAGGGATTCCCCCAGAATCGGTTCTTGACCACTGGAGAAACGGTATAGTTTATGAAAATATCCAAACTCTACCGGCTCGAGTGAGGCGAATGCGATCCCAAGGCACTCACAAAACCCTGCTAGAGATTATCTTATGGGAAGGTCGGAATCGACAAATCCGTAAGGTGGCCCAAGCCCTGGGGCATCCAGTAGTCAGTCTTCATCGCAGCGCCATTGGCTCGATTCGACTACAATCCTTACCTAGAGGCCAATATCGAGATCTAAGAGACTTTGAAATTGAAGCATTGAGAGGAAACTGTGGTACAAAACAGATCGGTGGTGAAGGAGCGTAA
- a CDS encoding response regulator transcription factor, which yields MVFTLSVEPTQTNSQRSLGRVLVVEDEELIRETVALSLRDEGFEVIAAEDGRTIVDLFHQQHEGSDRSLESIDAIVLDLMLPSINGLDLCRWLRQKGQTVPILILSAKGSETDRVVGLEVGADDYLTKPFGVRELVARVRALLRRNRYPIPPSNPSVLRIKDITLFPQECRVIVRDQEISLSPKEFRLLELFMNHPRRVWSRDQLIERIWDADFMGDTKTVDVHIRWLREKIELDPSHPEYLLTVRGFGYRFS from the coding sequence ATGGTATTCACGTTATCGGTAGAACCAACCCAAACGAATTCACAACGGAGTTTAGGGCGAGTGTTGGTGGTCGAAGATGAAGAACTGATTCGGGAGACGGTCGCCTTATCCTTACGGGATGAGGGATTTGAGGTGATCGCGGCTGAAGATGGTCGGACGATAGTAGATTTATTTCATCAACAACACGAGGGAAGCGATCGCTCCCTAGAGTCGATCGATGCGATCGTCCTCGATCTGATGTTACCCTCCATTAATGGTCTCGATCTCTGCCGTTGGCTACGTCAGAAAGGACAAACTGTACCGATCCTGATTCTCAGTGCTAAAGGCTCGGAAACCGATCGCGTCGTCGGCCTAGAAGTCGGTGCAGATGACTACCTGACCAAACCCTTCGGTGTGCGAGAATTAGTCGCCAGAGTTCGCGCTCTCCTGCGACGTAACCGCTACCCCATCCCCCCATCTAACCCTTCAGTGCTGAGAATCAAAGACATTACCCTATTTCCCCAAGAATGCCGGGTGATCGTCCGCGACCAAGAAATTAGCCTCTCGCCGAAAGAATTCCGCCTCCTGGAGCTATTTATGAACCATCCTCGGCGAGTGTGGTCGCGAGACCAACTGATTGAACGGATATGGGATGCGGACTTCATGGGAGACACCAAAACCGTAGACGTACATATTCGTTGGCTACGAGAAAAAATTGAACTCGATCCGAGCCACCCAGAATACTTACTCACCGTTCGTGGATTTGGATACCGCTTTAGCTAA